A single region of the Nomia melanderi isolate GNS246 chromosome 12, iyNomMela1, whole genome shotgun sequence genome encodes:
- the LOC116426129 gene encoding non-selective voltage-gated ion channel VDAC2-like, with the protein MSVPSFSDLGQRARNVFRTGYHYGKSLIKLSAKKTADVVDMSHDLTLDCDAKKLSGVAGVQYKTSDTGTFLEKCTLDGTITIGYILNRIPVSDVGMLSEFSYNPGTTAKFVKIGATCVKQNINAICSISSDMNANVNVLGSIVTAIKGLVIGYQSGYSTETSRMTKNDVGMAFSYRDVDFHFRCNSIPHEFGLSVLYKVNDDWDVAMNGLMAKNGGMQDYTVGAAAKCNIDDRSTFRFKFNTDFQLGMSLQQKFDDRITLSLSCNVDCTNVKAGGHKVGFALEIEG; encoded by the exons ATGAGCGTGCCGAGTTTCTCGGACTTGGGGCAAAGAGCGAGGAACGTATTCAGAACGGGTTACCATTATGGGAAAAGTCTCATTAAGCTGTCGGCCAAAAAGACTGCTGACGTAGTTGATATGAGCCACGACTTGACGTTGGACTGCGATGCAAAGAAA TTATCTGGCGTCGCAGGCGTACAATATAAGACGAGCGATACCGGAACCTTTTTAGAAAAATGCACCCTGGACGGCACCATCACGATCGGTTACATTCTGAACAGAATACCGGTCTCCGACGTCGGCATGCTGTCGGAATTCAGCTACAATCCGGGAACGACTGCGAAATTCGTGAAAATCGGCGCCACTTGTGTCAAACAGAACATCAACGCGATCTGTTCGATCT CTAGTGATATGAACGCGAACGTAAACGTTCTGGGCTCTATAGTTACCGCCATCAAAGGCCTGGTAATCGGCTACCAGAGTGGTTACAGCACAGAGACGAGCAGAATGACGAAGAACGACGTTGGCATGGCCTTCAGCTACCGAGACGTCGACTTTCACTTTCGATGCAATTCGATACCCCACGAGTTTGGACTATCCGTTTTATACAAAG TAAACGACGATTGGGATGTCGCGATGAACGGTCTGATGGCTAAAAATGGCGGGATGCAGGACTACACGGTTGGTGCTGCTGCGAAATGCAACATCGACGACAGATCAACGTTTCGTTTCAAGTTCAACACGGATTTCCAGCTGGGAATGAGCTTGCAGCAGAAGTTCGATGATCGCATTACATTGTCTCTCTCCTGTAACGTCGACTGCACGAACGTGAAAGCTGGCGGTCACAAAGTCGGGTTCGCCCTTGAGATCGAAGGGTGA